The segment GAATATTGCCTTTCCCACATTTTGGCAAGGGCGCTTCTATTCATCTTAACAAAACCTTGTTCTGTAATGTCTGCTAGAGTAGTTCCAGAACCTTTTATGTATAAATGCTCGTCTGTTTTATATGATGTATTGCCTCCACCTGCCAACACAAATTCAGGTTTTTCTCCATAATAATTTGATATTTTCACCAATTGTTCCAAACTCACGTTATCTACCTCATTTCTATTGATTTATAGATTGTTATATAGATAGTTTAAATACTTGTCTTAAAATCTAGAAATTCATCTAATTGAATATTATACTATAAGGATAATTTTATTCAAACATTGCAAAATATTGATATAAAATTTAATCCACAAAGGGAAAAAGTAGCTTTTGATTTTCAGGTGTATACAGATTGTCCTTATTTATCAATACTGTCCCTGTATCCACATATTCCGGTTTTTTCAAACCTTTGCTTATTTCAATCGCCTCTTTAACCCCTAGATAGCCCATATTAAAAGGCTTCTGCACCATAACCGCATGGAGTATCCCTTTTTCAATAAATTGCACCTCATCGGTGTTGCAATCAAAACCTACTAGTTTTATCTTGCCTCCCTTACCTTGTTTCTGTAAGGCACTTGCAATCCCCATGACTGTCTTTTCGTTGGAACCGAATATTCCGTCTATATCGGGATGCTCTTTTAACATCTTGAATGTCTCTCTATACCCTATATCTTCATCGCCATTGCTAAACCAAGTCTTTTCAATCAATTCTATATCCTCATATTTTCTCATCTGTTCCCTGAATCCTTGCTCCCTCTCTATAGCAGTGGATACACCTTCTACATGTGCCATTATCGCCACCTTACCTTTGCCCTCCAACAACCGAGCCATCTCGTCCGCGGCCTGTCTCGCAGCCTGTATATTATTGGTGGCCACAAAACTTTTACACATCTGAGTATTTATATCAGAGTCCACCATAACCAAGGTGATTCCAGCCTTTATAATCTCTTCCCCTACCGGAGCAACCTTTTCATAATCAGATGCCGGAAGTACTATTGCTCTAGGCTTTTTAGGTATCAAGTCTTTCAGTATCTCAATCTGTTCATCTACATCGGTCTCTTTCATAGTACCGGTAAAAACTATAGGAATGCCCATCTCGATCGCTGCAGTTTCTGCTCCCATTTTAACGGTCTGCCAGAATTCAAATTTTGAGTCTATGGATTTCAGCACTACATAAACTACGTTTTCCCCAATATCATTGTAATTTAATCTATTGATAACATACAATATGCCCAAAATAACCAGAACTGCAATCAGTATAAAGCAAACAATCCTATATTTCATCTTCAAGTTGTTCACTCCTCCCGGATGCCCTCACTGGAAGCCAAATCCTGACACTTGTACCTTCATATATCTCACTTTGTATTTCCAAACCATATTGTTCTCCAAAGTATAATTTTATCCGTTCATCAACATTTTTAATGCCTACTCCGCTTAGTTTTGAGGTCTTTTTTAAATCGGGGTCAAATAGCTTCTTTATAGTCTCTTGGCTCATCCCAACCCCATTATCCTTTACTTCAAACAATATCCTATCGCCTTTTTTGCTTCCTGTGATGACTATCTTCCCAGGCTCAGTCATAT is part of the Clostridia bacterium genome and harbors:
- a CDS encoding substrate-binding domain-containing protein; this encodes MKYRIVCFILIAVLVILGILYVINRLNYNDIGENVVYVVLKSIDSKFEFWQTVKMGAETAAIEMGIPIVFTGTMKETDVDEQIEILKDLIPKKPRAIVLPASDYEKVAPVGEEIIKAGITLVMVDSDINTQMCKSFVATNNIQAARQAADEMARLLEGKGKVAIMAHVEGVSTAIEREQGFREQMRKYEDIELIEKTWFSNGDEDIGYRETFKMLKEHPDIDGIFGSNEKTVMGIASALQKQGKGGKIKLVGFDCNTDEVQFIEKGILHAVMVQKPFNMGYLGVKEAIEISKGLKKPEYVDTGTVLINKDNLYTPENQKLLFPFVD